From a single Drosophila sulfurigaster albostrigata strain 15112-1811.04 chromosome 3, ASM2355843v2, whole genome shotgun sequence genomic region:
- the LOC133845644 gene encoding LOW QUALITY PROTEIN: cathepsin L-like (The sequence of the model RefSeq protein was modified relative to this genomic sequence to represent the inferred CDS: inserted 1 base in 1 codon), with translation MKAVILILVLVAVVHATSLKDILKAEFNAFKLKHHKTYKDASEELKRLQNFVENKKLIDSHNKRYAAGEVSYEMGINQFSDLNSKEFQKTVLSSINANDLTIGITQIFTPSTSVQIPGSIDWREKGAXGSCWAFSAIGTLEGQNFIKNRQLISLSEQNLIDCSKENSGCDGGWPETALNFIKDNGGVDTEDSYPYEERDGECRFNAENIGAKVTGTVGVASGDESALAAAVAEKGPISVAVDASQFQNYQGGVFDEPSCQDDVNHGVVVVGYGRDDIGGDYWLVKNSWSESWGENGYIRIARNKNNQCKIADHGVYPLV, from the exons ATGAAAGCAGTCATTCTAATTCTGGTCCTCGTGGCAGTTGTCCATGCAACCAGTCTGAAAGACATTCTAAAGGCTGAGTTTAACGCCTTCAAATTGAAGCACCACAAAACCTACAAAGATGCTAGTGAGGAGTTGAAGCGCCTGCAGAACTTCGTAGAAAATAAGAAACTGATCGATAGTCACAACAAGCGATATGCTGCTGGGGAAGTATCCTACGAGATGGGCATCAATCAATTCTCAGACTTGAACTCCAAGGAATTCCAGAAGACAGTGCTGTCAAGCATCAATGCCAATGACTTGACAATTGGTATCACTCAAATATTCACTCCATCAACAAGTGTTCAAATACCTGGAAGCATAGATTGGCGTGAGAAGGGAG GTGGATCTTGCTGGGCTTTTTCTGCCATTGGCACACTAGAGGGCCAAAACTTTATCAAGAACCGACAGCTTATCTCGCTATCCGAACAGAATCTAATCGATTGCTCCAAGGAGAATAGCGGATGTGATGGCGGCTGGCCAGAAACTGCATTAAACTTTATCAAGGACAATGGTGGTGTTGACACTGAGGACTCATATCCCTATGAAGAGAGGGATGGCGAATGTCGTTTCAATGCTGAGAACATTGGCGCAAAGGTCACTGGCACTGTCGGTGTGGCCAGTGGAGATGAGTCTGCGCTGGCAGCAGCCGTTGCAGAGAAGGGTCCCATTTCAGTGGCCGTTGATGCTTCACAATTTCAGAACTATCAAGGAGGTGTCTTCGATGAACCTTCGTGTCAGGACGATGTAAACCATggcgttgtcgtcgttggcTATGGTCGTGATGACATTGGCGGCGACTATTGGCTGGTGAAGAACTCCTGGTCAGAGTCCTGGGGTGAAAATGGATACATTCGTATAGCTCGCAATAAGAATAATCAATGCAAGATTGCGGACCATGGTGTCTATCCGTTGGTCTAA
- the LOC133845642 gene encoding procathepsin L-like, with protein sequence MKAIIGICLIIGLAHANLQEEFESFKQMYNKVYKDDTEHDQRKLIFKDNTELINQHNERHAAGEKSYKMGVNQFSDLHFKEFEELMLSSMNANVLANGITQTFTSSPSVKIPESIDWREKGAVTGVKDQGSCGSCWAFATIGTLEGQNFIKNQQLVSLSEQNLVDCSKKDGGCQGGWPDNALNYIKDNGGVDTEDSYPYEAKNGECRFNAENIGAKVTDIVVVANDDESALAAAVAEKGPISVAIDASLFQHYQGGVFDEPTCQGAVNHGVVVVGYGHDDNGGDYWLVKNSWAESWGENGYIRMARNKDNQCKIASHGVFPLV encoded by the coding sequence atgaaagcaataaTTGGTATTTGTCTGATCATTGGGCTTGCCCACGCCAATCTGCAAGAAGAGTTTGAGTCCTTTAAACAGATGTACAACAAAGTCTATAAGGATGACACCGAGCATGATCAGCGAAAGCTAATCTTTAAAGACAACACAGAGTTAATCAACCAACATAACGAACGCCATGCCGCTGGAGAAAAATCCTACAAGATGGGCGTCAATCAATTCTCCGACTTGCACTTCAAGGAATTTGAGGAGCTAATGCTCTCAAGCATGAATGCCAACGTGTTGGCAAATGGTATCACTCAAACATTTACTTCTTCGCCGAGTGTTAAGATACCGGAGAGCATTGATTGGCGTGAAAAGGGCGCTGTAACAGGTGTAAAGGACCAAGGATCATGTGGATCCTGTTGGGCATTTGCTACCATTGGCACGCTGGAAGGACAAAACTTCATCAAGAACCAACAGCTTGTCTCGCTATCTGAGCAAAATCTTGTCGATTGCTCAAAGAAGGATGGTGGCTGTCAGGGTGGCTGGCCAGACAATGCCCTCAACTACATTAAGGATAATGGAGGCGTCGATACTGAAGACTCATATCCCTACGAGGCCAAGAATGGCGAATGTCGTTTCAATGCTGAGAACATTGGAGCCAAGGTCACAGACATTGTCGTTGTGGCCAACGATGATGAGTCCGCGCTGGCAGCAGCCGTTGCAGAAAAGGGTCCCATCTCGGTGGCCATCGACGCATCTCTCTTTCAGCACTATCAAGGAGGCGTATTCGATGAACCAACATGCCAGGGTGCTGTCAACCACggcgttgtcgtcgttggcTATGGCCATGACGATAACGGCGGCGACTATTGGCTGGTGAAGAACTCTTGGGCAGAGTCGTGGGGTGAAAATGGTTATATCCGTATGGCCCGCAACAAAGATAATCAATGTAAAATTGCCAGCCATGGCGTCTTTCCCTTGGTTTAA